In Salvelinus sp. IW2-2015 unplaced genomic scaffold, ASM291031v2 Un_scaffold2942, whole genome shotgun sequence, the following proteins share a genomic window:
- the LOC112075023 gene encoding dexamethasone-induced Ras-related protein 1-like codes for MSPSENEFKIPAKNCHRMVILGSTKVGKTXIICRFLNERVEDQYTPTIEDFHRKLYCIRGDVYQLDILDTSGNHPFPAMRRLSILTGDVFILVFSLDNRDSFQEVQRLKRQIYETKSCLKNKTKENVDVPIVICGNKCDREFNRVVQNEEIEQLVAGDEQCAYYEISAKRNTNVDQMFQTLFTMAKLPNEMSPDSHRKVSLQFCEVLQNSRRKSFRNKKFKDGEAYGIVEPFARRPSVHSDLRYIKEKAIGGGQSKQSCTIS; via the exons ATGTCTCCCTCCGAGAACGAGTTTAAAATCCCGGCCAAAAATTGCCACAGGATGGTGATTCTGGGCTCTACAAAAGTTGGCAAGACGKCCATCATCTGTCGGTTTCTGAACGAAAGAGTCGAGGACCAGTACACGCCGACCATCGAAGACTTTCATAGAAAATTATACTGCATTCGGGGAGATGTATACCAGTTGGACATTCTGGACACCTCTGGAAACCATCCCTTCCCCGCTATGAGGAGACTCTCTATCCTTACTG GTGATGTTTTCATCCTGGTGTTCAGTCTGGATAACAGAGACTCCTTCCAAGAGGTCCAGCGCCTGAAGCGTCAAATTTACGAGACCAAGTCCTGCCTGAAAAACAAAACCAAAGAGAACGTGGATGTCCCGATAGTTATCTGCGGGAACAAGTGTGACCGGGAGTTTAACCGGGTGGTTCAGAATGAGGAGATTGAGCAGCTGGTGGCTGGTGATGAACAGTGTGCCTACTATGAGATCTCTGCAAAACGGAACACTAATGTCGACCAGATGTTTCAGACTCTTTTTACCATGGCTAAACTGCCCAACGAGATGAGCCCGGACTCTCACCGCAAAGTGTCCTTACAGTTTTGCGAAGTACTGCAAAACAGCAGAAGAAAGTCATTCAGAAATAAGAAATTCAAAGACGGGGAGGCATACGGGATTGTGGAACCGTTCGCGCGCCGACCAAGCGTGCACAGTGACTTGAGGTACATAAAAGAGAAAGCTATTGGCGGCGGACAGAGTAAACAGAGTTGCACCATCAGCTAA